A single window of Candidatus Methanoperedens sp. DNA harbors:
- a CDS encoding glycosyltransferase family 2 protein — protein MSLCISNKIDSFEPDDCNYNEADRITDNIDYIVHKKRSAVSRKGVIAILPAFNEEISIGSMVLHAREHAERVIVVDDGSLDRTAEIARFAGAEVISHTKNMGKGAALKTGFDLAGQNGSKVIVTMDTDGQHNPAEIPKLVSPILQGEADMVNGSRYMNGKDKNTPFYRRIGQNVLDKATNLNSGLHITDTQSGFRAFARHTLPVFRFKSNGLAIESEMLKDASNAGLNIKEVEIGVRYDVDCSSENPLSHGIKVLIKVLEDIELNRPLYYFTAPGMVLSAVGLAMGMKFLQDFYYGRGLMFGPTLLMIILTLLGTFLAFTGIILHSMARLFNEHKKGISRNNEPPQSRVVLHKPDKANEFALPTPQIPNRNISAEPSSNKNVS, from the coding sequence ATGAGTTTGTGTATTTCTAATAAAATAGATTCCTTTGAACCTGATGACTGCAATTATAATGAAGCTGACAGAATAACGGATAATATTGATTATATTGTTCACAAGAAAAGATCAGCAGTCAGTCGCAAAGGAGTAATTGCGATACTTCCTGCCTTTAATGAGGAGATATCTATCGGCAGCATGGTACTTCATGCAAGAGAACATGCTGAAAGGGTGATCGTTGTCGATGACGGAAGCTTGGACAGGACCGCTGAGATCGCCAGGTTCGCCGGTGCGGAAGTGATCAGTCATACGAAGAACATGGGGAAGGGGGCAGCTCTTAAGACTGGCTTTGATCTTGCGGGACAGAACGGATCAAAGGTCATTGTGACAATGGATACAGACGGCCAGCACAACCCTGCGGAAATACCAAAACTTGTGTCTCCAATACTTCAAGGTGAGGCTGATATGGTGAATGGCAGCAGGTATATGAACGGAAAGGATAAGAATACGCCATTTTACCGGCGCATAGGCCAGAATGTACTGGATAAAGCCACTAACTTAAATAGCGGACTTCACATTACGGATACACAAAGCGGTTTTCGGGCTTTTGCCAGACATACACTGCCTGTTTTCAGATTTAAATCAAATGGTCTTGCAATAGAAAGCGAGATGTTGAAGGATGCATCAAATGCAGGATTGAATATAAAAGAAGTGGAAATTGGTGTAAGATATGATGTTGACTGTTCAAGTGAGAATCCTTTGAGCCACGGGATAAAAGTCCTGATAAAAGTGCTTGAGGATATCGAATTAAACCGCCCTCTTTATTATTTCACTGCGCCGGGAATGGTACTATCAGCAGTTGGACTGGCAATGGGAATGAAATTTCTCCAGGATTTCTATTACGGAAGAGGATTGATGTTCGGACCCACTCTTTTAATGATCATTTTAACGCTTCTGGGAACGTTCCTGGCTTTTACAGGGATAATTCTACACTCAATGGCAAGGTTGTTCAATGAACATAAAAAAGGGATATCCAGAAATAACGAACCTCCCCAAAGCAGAGTTGTTTTGCATAAGCCTGATAAGGCAAATGAGTTTGCTCTTCCAACACCACAGATACCTAATCGAAACATATCTGCAGAGCCTTCTTCAAATAAAAATGTTTCATAA